From a single Shewanella donghaensis genomic region:
- the holA gene encoding DNA polymerase III subunit delta, whose product MRVYPDQINQHLKNLHGSYLLFGDDPWLIENCKAQVLKAAKKQGFDERVHLTQDNTFSWNDLLQEWQSMSLFASRRIIELTLPQAKPGTEGSAAFISMMQNPNPDIILIIHGPKLSAETKSKWFKVLDSDGIYLPCATPEGKQFQRWLDNRIHHYKLHVQMDAKAMLFNLFEGNLLAAEQALQLLQLLSPDEPIHSDHLTDYFEDQSRFTVFQLTDALLSNHQKHAQHMLVQLNAEGTAMPILMWALFKELNVLLSLKMAVEQGEQLNSLWPKHRIWDKRKPLYQAALTRLTLNQIEHMLAFASKIERNLKQQGIEDWTAMSHLCLLFDPNAHRRLAHIELQT is encoded by the coding sequence ATGCGGGTTTACCCAGATCAAATAAATCAGCACCTCAAAAATCTGCACGGTAGTTACTTACTTTTTGGTGACGACCCTTGGCTCATTGAAAATTGTAAAGCTCAAGTTCTTAAAGCCGCTAAAAAACAAGGCTTTGATGAGCGAGTTCATTTAACTCAAGACAATACCTTTAGCTGGAATGATTTACTGCAAGAATGGCAATCAATGAGTCTTTTTGCCAGCCGCCGAATTATCGAACTCACTCTCCCGCAAGCGAAACCTGGCACCGAAGGTTCTGCCGCATTCATATCAATGATGCAAAACCCCAATCCAGACATTATCTTGATCATCCATGGGCCAAAGCTATCAGCTGAAACCAAGAGCAAATGGTTTAAGGTGCTCGATAGCGATGGGATTTATTTACCTTGCGCGACACCTGAAGGTAAACAGTTCCAGCGTTGGTTAGATAACCGTATTCATCATTACAAGTTACATGTACAGATGGATGCTAAAGCCATGTTGTTTAACTTATTTGAAGGCAATTTATTAGCCGCCGAACAAGCCTTACAATTATTGCAATTATTGAGTCCTGATGAACCGATCCATAGCGATCACTTAACCGATTATTTTGAAGACCAATCACGTTTTACTGTTTTTCAATTAACCGATGCGCTGTTAAGTAACCATCAAAAACATGCTCAGCATATGTTAGTCCAGCTCAACGCTGAAGGAACGGCCATGCCTATCCTGATGTGGGCATTGTTTAAAGAATTAAACGTATTGCTCAGCTTGAAAATGGCAGTAGAACAAGGCGAACAACTCAATAGCTTATGGCCTAAACATCGTATTTGGGATAAACGAAAACCCTTATACCAGGCAGCATTAACACGGCTTACACTCAATCAAATTGAACACATGTTAGCCTTTGCATCTAAAATAGAGCGAAATCTGAAACAGCAGGGGATAGAAGACTGGACGGCGATGAGCCATTTATGTTTGTTGTTCGACCCGAATGCTCACAGACGACTTGCCCATATTGAGTTGCAAACATGA
- a CDS encoding LPS-assembly lipoprotein LptE — translation MLTKRISLAMLALVIMTSAGCGFKLQRSYSIPAELEELHLRSNDQYSELTRLVNDRLRIHRITTVPASDETPTLRLINDSLERATLSLYPTGNVAEYELIYVVNYAVILPGDEPQIFISEIRRDYQDDPRTALAKSREMEMLVKEMRIQAADNIIQTLASIEVN, via the coding sequence ATGCTAACCAAACGCATTAGCTTGGCCATGTTAGCCCTCGTCATTATGACCAGTGCAGGTTGCGGCTTTAAGTTACAACGTAGTTACTCTATTCCAGCCGAGCTTGAAGAGTTACATTTACGTTCTAATGACCAATACAGTGAACTGACTCGACTCGTTAACGACCGACTACGAATTCACCGTATAACAACCGTGCCAGCATCAGACGAAACACCGACCTTAAGACTCATCAATGACTCTCTAGAGCGTGCAACATTGTCGTTATATCCTACTGGTAACGTTGCTGAGTATGAACTTATCTATGTCGTTAATTACGCCGTGATTTTACCGGGTGATGAACCACAGATTTTCATATCAGAAATTAGACGAGATTATCAAGACGATCCACGCACAGCACTTGCAAAAAGCCGAGAAATGGAAATGCTAGTCAAAGAAATGCGTATTCAAGCTGCAGATAATATTATTCAAACTCTGGCCTCAATCGAGGTGAATTGA
- the leuS gene encoding leucine--tRNA ligase, with the protein MQEQYNPSEIEALVQKHWEDKKTFEVTEDEDKEKFYCLSMFPYPSGRLHMGHVRNYTIGDVVARYQRLQGKNVLQPIGWDSFGLPAENAAINNKTAPAPWTYENIDYMKNQLKLLGFGYDWSREIATCTPEYYQWEQWFFTQLFEKGLVYKKTASVNWCPNDETVLANEQVQDGCCWRCDTEVVQKEIPQWFIKITDYAEELLNDIDNLDEWPEQVKAMQRNWIGRSEGIEMTFQVANSDQSFDIYTTRPDTVMGVTYVAIASGHPLAEAAAQNNPALAAFIEECKNVDTTEAAMAAMEKKGVATGLNAIHPLTGKEVPIWVGNFVLMNYGTGAVMSVPAHDQRDYEFAKKYGLTIEAVIKPADSDVDVSEAAFTDKGVLFNSAEFDGLDFQAAFDAIDAKLTAQGKGKRQVNFRLRDWGVSRQRYWGAPIPMVTLEDGTVMPTPPEQLPVILPEDVVMDGIQSPIKADKEWAKTTVNGQPALRETDTFDTFMESSWYYARYCSPHADQMLDPAKANYWLPVDQYIGGIEHACMHLLYFRFFHKLLRDIGLVDSDEPAKRLLTQGMVLADAYYYNNAKGARVWVSPADVTVQETDDKGRVVKAVDSEGHELVYTGMSKMSKSKNNGIDPQEMVDKYGADTVRLFMMFAAPPELTLEWQESSVEGAHRFIKRFWKTAHDHIAQGDVVELDPKALDNNQKALRRELHKTIAKVSDDVERRQMFNTAIAAIMELMNKLQKAPSANEQDRALMQEALSAVTRLLYPIIPHTCFSMWHALGNSADIEECLWPTVDESALVEDSKLIIVQVNGKVRAKITVAADAAKEEVEALGLADENVLKFTDGVTIRKVIYVPGKLLSIVAK; encoded by the coding sequence ATGCAAGAGCAATATAATCCCTCAGAAATTGAAGCCTTGGTGCAAAAGCACTGGGAAGACAAAAAAACCTTCGAAGTAACTGAAGATGAAGACAAAGAGAAATTTTACTGTCTCTCAATGTTCCCTTATCCATCAGGTCGACTTCACATGGGACACGTACGTAACTACACCATAGGTGATGTTGTCGCTCGTTACCAACGTTTACAAGGTAAAAATGTTCTACAACCTATCGGTTGGGACTCTTTCGGCCTGCCTGCAGAAAATGCCGCTATCAATAATAAGACTGCGCCTGCACCTTGGACTTACGAAAATATCGATTACATGAAGAACCAACTTAAGCTGTTAGGTTTTGGTTATGATTGGAGTCGTGAAATTGCTACCTGTACCCCTGAGTATTACCAGTGGGAACAATGGTTCTTCACCCAGTTATTTGAAAAAGGTTTAGTCTACAAAAAGACTGCCTCAGTTAACTGGTGTCCAAATGATGAAACTGTACTGGCCAATGAGCAAGTACAAGACGGCTGCTGCTGGCGCTGTGATACTGAGGTGGTTCAAAAAGAAATCCCTCAGTGGTTTATTAAAATCACCGATTACGCTGAAGAATTATTAAATGATATTGATAATTTAGATGAGTGGCCAGAGCAAGTTAAAGCGATGCAACGTAACTGGATTGGTCGTAGTGAGGGTATCGAAATGACCTTCCAAGTGGCTAACAGTGACCAAAGCTTTGATATTTATACCACCCGTCCTGACACTGTGATGGGTGTAACCTATGTTGCTATTGCAAGTGGTCATCCACTCGCTGAAGCTGCTGCGCAAAATAACCCTGCGCTTGCTGCATTCATTGAAGAATGCAAAAACGTTGATACCACCGAAGCGGCAATGGCTGCGATGGAAAAGAAAGGCGTTGCTACAGGTCTTAATGCAATCCACCCATTAACGGGCAAAGAAGTGCCTATTTGGGTCGGTAACTTTGTATTAATGAACTACGGTACTGGCGCTGTAATGTCAGTTCCAGCTCATGATCAACGTGATTACGAATTCGCTAAAAAATACGGTTTAACCATTGAAGCCGTTATCAAGCCAGCTGATAGCGACGTCGATGTTAGTGAAGCTGCATTCACTGATAAAGGCGTGCTATTTAATTCTGCTGAGTTTGACGGTTTAGACTTCCAAGCTGCATTCGATGCCATTGATGCCAAACTAACTGCACAAGGCAAAGGTAAGCGTCAAGTGAACTTCCGTCTACGTGACTGGGGTGTATCGCGTCAACGCTACTGGGGCGCTCCTATCCCTATGGTTACGCTTGAAGATGGCACTGTAATGCCAACACCTCCAGAGCAACTTCCGGTAATTTTACCAGAAGATGTGGTTATGGATGGTATTCAAAGCCCGATTAAAGCTGACAAAGAGTGGGCTAAAACCACGGTTAATGGCCAGCCAGCATTACGTGAAACAGATACCTTTGATACCTTCATGGAATCATCTTGGTATTACGCACGTTACTGTAGCCCGCACGCAGATCAAATGCTTGATCCTGCTAAAGCTAACTACTGGTTACCGGTTGATCAATATATTGGTGGTATCGAGCATGCTTGTATGCACCTTTTATATTTCCGTTTCTTCCATAAATTGCTACGTGATATCGGCTTAGTTGACTCAGATGAGCCAGCAAAACGTTTACTTACGCAAGGTATGGTATTAGCAGATGCTTATTACTATAACAATGCAAAAGGCGCCCGTGTTTGGGTTTCTCCAGCTGATGTAACAGTTCAAGAAACTGACGACAAAGGCCGCGTAGTTAAAGCCGTTGACAGTGAAGGTCATGAACTGGTTTATACCGGCATGAGCAAAATGTCTAAATCAAAGAATAACGGTATTGACCCGCAAGAAATGGTTGATAAGTACGGTGCTGACACTGTGCGTTTATTCATGATGTTTGCAGCGCCACCAGAGCTAACACTTGAATGGCAAGAGTCAAGTGTTGAAGGTGCGCATCGTTTCATTAAGCGTTTCTGGAAAACGGCTCATGATCATATCGCTCAAGGTGATGTGGTTGAGCTAGATCCAAAAGCACTTGATAACAATCAAAAAGCGCTTCGCCGTGAATTGCACAAGACGATTGCTAAAGTCAGTGATGATGTTGAACGTCGTCAGATGTTCAATACCGCCATTGCCGCGATTATGGAACTGATGAACAAATTGCAAAAAGCCCCGTCTGCTAATGAGCAAGACAGAGCGCTGATGCAAGAAGCATTATCAGCAGTAACACGTTTACTTTACCCAATCATTCCACATACTTGTTTCAGCATGTGGCATGCATTAGGCAATAGCGCTGATATTGAAGAGTGCTTATGGCCAACAGTTGATGAGTCTGCACTTGTTGAAGACAGCAAACTAATTATCGTTCAGGTTAACGGTAAAGTTCGCGCTAAAATTACTGTAGCGGCTGATGCAGCTAAAGAAGAAGTTGAAGCGCTAGGTTTAGCTGATGAAAATGTACTTAAATTTACCGATGGCGTGACAATACGTAAAGTGATTTATGTACCAGGTAAACTACTAAGTATCGTTGCTAAATAA
- a CDS encoding zinc ribbon-containing protein, which produces MSGRSSALLALYQTLFEQVKQQFDDDNSLTAKSLFASVTQCKDYLQLKSTAEADELALVEEFLKRDIASYVKEENADNLSFSPTVIGIENTLWHWLGEITDRSQVEWHEIAQDFKHQGFYMSGEIINQGKVICTECNHEMSIEFPSLIPDCPQCDNEMFTRESLAP; this is translated from the coding sequence ATGAGTGGACGAAGTTCAGCATTATTGGCACTTTACCAGACGCTTTTCGAGCAAGTTAAGCAACAGTTTGATGATGATAACTCATTGACTGCAAAGAGCCTTTTTGCTTCAGTGACCCAGTGTAAAGACTATTTGCAATTGAAGTCGACTGCAGAAGCAGATGAACTTGCATTAGTAGAAGAATTTTTAAAGCGAGACATTGCCAGCTACGTAAAAGAGGAAAATGCCGATAACCTCAGTTTTAGTCCGACTGTAATAGGTATTGAAAACACCTTATGGCACTGGCTGGGTGAAATTACCGATAGGAGCCAAGTTGAGTGGCATGAGATAGCTCAAGATTTTAAGCATCAAGGATTTTATATGTCTGGTGAAATAATTAACCAGGGTAAAGTGATTTGTACTGAATGTAATCACGAAATGAGCATAGAGTTTCCGAGCCTAATCCCAGATTGTCCGCAGTGTGATAACGAGATGTTTACCCGAGAATCACTAGCACCTTAG